GATGATATATTGAATCCGTAATCGTCATTTGGAAAATTTTATAGAAATTGGCGATATAAAAGAGGAGGATGAAGATGAAAAAATGGGTGTCGACGTTACTCCTGCTTGTACTTAGTGTATCGGTTTTTGGGATCGCTGTACAGGCAGAGCAAACGACAGAAGGGCTTTACAAATTTGTGAAAAAGGGAGATGGAACATTTGGCTATGACACGAATACACCAGTGTTTTACTCTAACGGTTCAAGCGAACAAGTCATGATTCCAACAACGTATACGCAAGAAAAAGAGCAGTTCAAAAGCTCATGGGTAGCTACGATCAGTAATCTGAATTTCGCAAAGGCGGGATCTGAAGAGGCATTTCGCGCACAATATGATACGGTGTTAAATGATTTTGAAACGTGGAATATGAATGCGGTTATTTTTCAAATTCGACCGTTGCTTGATGCTTACTATCCATCCAAACTAAATCCATGGTCGGAATTTATTACAAGTGGTATACAGGGCGCAAATCCAGGTTACGATCCACTTGCCATTATGGTAGAAGAAACGCACAAAAGAGGCATGGAATATCACGCTTGGTTCAATCCATACCGCGTGACGAATACAAAAATGACGACGCCAAGCATTTTGGCAAAAATAGGTGCGACAAAAGAGGAAGCGCTTGCGATGACAATTCCAGAACAGATTGCTGCGTGGAACAAAGCGGGAATTTTGGCGGATAATAATTACGCTGTGTTGCATCCTCAGAACGTGTTGCGTTTTGACGAGAAACTTTTCTTGAATCCGGGCATTCCAGAAGTGCAGGATAATGTGGCAGAAACGATTAAGGAAGTTGTGACGAATTATGATGTCGATGCGATCCATTTTGACGACTATTTCTATCCATATCGCATTACAGTCGATGGCAAAAATGTCTTGTTTGGTGATTTGGATGAAGATGCGCAAACATTCGCGACATACGGTATTCCAAATGGCTATCCAGACACGAAAGAAGGCATTGACGATTGGCGCCGCGACAACATTACAACGTTGATCGATAAGGTGAAAAATACGATCGATACGCATAATGAAGCCAAGAAAACCGCCGTACAATTCGGCATCAGTCCATTCGGAATATGGGAACATAAAGCCAATAATCCGCTAGGTTCGAACACGCCAACCAGTTCTTCTCAGTCGTTCTCTCAAAGCATTTTTGCTGATACATATCAGTGGATTAAAGATGAGAAAATCGATTATATGACACCACAAATTTACTGGAGTTTTGACCAAGGTGCAGCGCCTTACGGGGAGCTTGCAAGGTGGTGGAGCAGGGCGGCAGAAGGGACACGCGTTCAAATCTACGTTGGCCATGCAAATTATAAACATGTCGGAAACGGCGGTTGGGAAGCGGCTTGGATGAACCCCGAGGAAATTCCGAATCAGATGCGTTTCAACCAGCTGCAAGACAAGATTTCAGGTAGCGTTTTGTTTAGTTATAATGATATCAAAAAGAGCGATATTGCGAGCCTTCCAGAAGCGCAAAAACCTCAGAACCAAGCGAAAAATGACGCGATTGATCTTTTGAAAAAGGATTATTTTGCGATTCCATCACTCGTTCCAAGTAAACCGTGGCTAGCGCATCAGGAAATTGCTGCACCAATTCAGGTCAAGCAAACGGCGGATACGTTAACTTGGGCAGATACAACAGCGAATTCTGCGCGTCATTACGTCGTGTATAAAGGAACCGGAACCGCGGAGGAAATCATAGCAAATCCAGCGAATATTGTGACGCGAGTTTGGCGCGGTGAAGCCCTAGAATTTAGCCTTCCGATTACCAAGCCAGGCACATACGTTGTGACAGCACTCGACGCCGCTAGCAATGAATCAACACCAGCTATCGCCCAAATAGCGGGTGCGGATGTAACCGTTTTGTATCAAGATGAAGACGGAAAAGAAATCGCGCCAACTGAGATATTGCGGGGGAATATTGGCGAGAATTTTGCGATTGAAATAAAGGCCGTTGCGGGGTATAAAGAGAGAGGTATGCAAGCTTCCGGCACGTTCACAGATAAAGCGCAGACGATCATTGTGAGCTATGAAAAAGAGGCGGATGAGGTTGCACCAACAGACCCAGAAGAAATTATTGTGACACCACCGAAGCCAGAAGTAAAGCCAAATAAACCAGCAGAAAAAGCACCAGAAGTTGAAAAAGTGACAGAAGAACCAGCGTCAAAATCGGTTGTTAAAAAAGATCTAGGAGCACTGCCAACAACTGGTGATACCTCCATGGATTTAGTCATTGTTTTTGGATTCATTCTGAGCGCAACTGGCGTTCTCATGTTGATTCGTTGGAGAAGAAAACAAGCTTAGCGTGATAAGTAGCGTCCCTGTTTAGGAGTAAGCAGGGACTTTTTTTAGAAATGTCGAAATAAGCATTGCATCTTTCACAGAGTATGCTATAATAAAAAAGTTGACTTAGAGCAACTGTAAAGAAAATAACATAAAGGCCCGTTGGTCAAGCGGTTAAGACACCGCCCTTTCACGGCGGTATCACGGGTTCGATTCCCGTACGGGTCATTTTTTGAACTATAGATTTTTCTATGGTTTTTTTATTTGGAATTAGTGGCATTTCAGGTCGTACTATCCGGTT
The sequence above is drawn from the Listeria weihenstephanensis genome and encodes:
- a CDS encoding family 10 glycosylhydrolase translates to MKKWVSTLLLLVLSVSVFGIAVQAEQTTEGLYKFVKKGDGTFGYDTNTPVFYSNGSSEQVMIPTTYTQEKEQFKSSWVATISNLNFAKAGSEEAFRAQYDTVLNDFETWNMNAVIFQIRPLLDAYYPSKLNPWSEFITSGIQGANPGYDPLAIMVEETHKRGMEYHAWFNPYRVTNTKMTTPSILAKIGATKEEALAMTIPEQIAAWNKAGILADNNYAVLHPQNVLRFDEKLFLNPGIPEVQDNVAETIKEVVTNYDVDAIHFDDYFYPYRITVDGKNVLFGDLDEDAQTFATYGIPNGYPDTKEGIDDWRRDNITTLIDKVKNTIDTHNEAKKTAVQFGISPFGIWEHKANNPLGSNTPTSSSQSFSQSIFADTYQWIKDEKIDYMTPQIYWSFDQGAAPYGELARWWSRAAEGTRVQIYVGHANYKHVGNGGWEAAWMNPEEIPNQMRFNQLQDKISGSVLFSYNDIKKSDIASLPEAQKPQNQAKNDAIDLLKKDYFAIPSLVPSKPWLAHQEIAAPIQVKQTADTLTWADTTANSARHYVVYKGTGTAEEIIANPANIVTRVWRGEALEFSLPITKPGTYVVTALDAASNESTPAIAQIAGADVTVLYQDEDGKEIAPTEILRGNIGENFAIEIKAVAGYKERGMQASGTFTDKAQTIIVSYEKEADEVAPTDPEEIIVTPPKPEVKPNKPAEKAPEVEKVTEEPASKSVVKKDLGALPTTGDTSMDLVIVFGFILSATGVLMLIRWRRKQA